CCACAACAACTGTCAACGCAGGTATTAGCACAACTACCACCTCGGCCACAACAACTGCTAAGGAATGATGATGCTCCAACTAGAACTATAATCAGTAATATTTTTTTCATGAGCTATCCTTGTCACACTATGTATCTTAAATATACTATATGAATTTAAATTTAGCCAATATGAAAAAAATATTGTTCAAATAAGTATGTTAGATAACCAGTGTCAATTACTGACCTGGGGTGTTCTGATAAGGAATATGCTCTCGATCAAGGCATTCGGAAAAGAGGCGTGTTGATTCATCAGAATTTAATTTAAGTGGAGATGGAGACCAAAATGAATTTTTTGGTACTAATTTGGGCTTATTGTGAATGATTAATACTTTATTTTTTAAGCCTCCATCTTCCAACGGTAAAGGGAGTGCTAGTCTTTGGTCGCTTGGCTGTGAAAATAAAGTTTGGGGAGAAAATCTTAAATTGTATAAATCATACCATTCATTGTCTAATTTCCAAAAAACTTCAGATGCGCGATTAGGGTTGAGTTGATTAGTAGATAAATAAATATCTTCTGCCTTTGCCCAATAGTAATTACCCCCCTGGCTAACAATGAATCCCAATTCCTGCTTTTTATTTACATAATATCCTACTACAACTGCCGCATGCTCACGATGACTCTTCATTCTGGCAGGCTCACCCTCTAAATCAATATCATAGAATAGTATTGGTGCTTCACCTGAATTAACGGAACGAATGATAGTCCAATTATAATCAGTAAAACTATTCGCTGTGACCACCGATGAGTGATCGTAGCCATTATCAGCAGCAATTTGGGCTAAGGTTTTTGCGCTGTATATCTCGCCAACCGTTGAACCATATCGTTCTTTGGCTTGTTGCCGCAGGGAATCAGGGTGATTTTTATCTTTTCTTAGTGGCGGTGGTTTGGGCATGTCGTGTATTTTGTGCAGAGCATTTAATACGACACTCAAGGCGTTTAGCTTACATATTTGTCCGCGCTGAGATTGAGGTGTTATGAACAGGCCTAATTTATAATCATATCCGGTGGGGGTTTTAAGAACTTCGCTCTCCAGGAAATTAGAAAAATTTTCAATAATAGGCATAATTGGGAAAACTCAACAAAAGGCCATTATGATGTAAATAGGCTCAATTTGTCAAGTTTTATGAGAGTATAAACTAGAGCGAAACTTATCCACGGACTTTAGCTTAAATAATAAAACTTGGCCTTAGCCCCCAGTAAGACTGTTGAGGCACGTGCGTCCAGGCAGCATTTCAACTTATGGCATCTGTAACCATTGGAGTTTCCATAATTCAAACAAAAATAATTGATTGTTTTCAGTATTTAAATAGGGCTTGAGTTCCTGATTTAACAAAAGCCGATTATTAGCTAGCAGGTGAATTAATTCGTGAGACACATTTTCAATATCCCATTGGCAACCATTAATATACAATTGATACTCTGCTTTTTGATTGACAACCTGATATGCAAAACGACAGGATGCATCCCTGGCCAGATCAGATCCTGCTTGCAGCTCTTCTATAAAGCCGGATAAATCAATTTGATCCTCATCTTCCAAAGGAATTGGTAACTGTTGTTCTGCCTGTTGGTCAAGACGAGTTGCAAAACAGCCAAACCATGATTTCATGATCTGCTCATCGTTTATCAAATACTGTAATAATGATTGAGCATTTCTCCAGGCGGGCTCTGTTATTTCCGAAGTATTATTTAAATGAGACCAGTCGGGATCCTGGTAGAGTTTTTGGAATAATTCTTTTTCCGATAAATAGTCTCCTAAACTGTCCCATATCTCTTGTCCTTGATAGCTTCTATAGCCAAAAGAATAGGTCATGCATTCCTCAGATAACCCAATACCGTAATGCCCTATGTGGGGCGGCAGGTAAAGCATGTCACCTTCTTCAAGGATGAATTGTTCTTCTACAGCAAATTCGTTCATAATGCGTAACTCAAGATCTTTTATACAGTTCTCAGGGTTACACTGTTTCGAAGTTAGGGACCATTCGCGTCGACCTTTAGCTTGAAATAAAAAGACATCGTAGTTGTCATAATGTGGCCCTACACTTCCATTCAGGGCAGCGTAGCTGATCATTACATCATCAATTCGCCATTGAGGTATAAAATCAAAGTGATTGAGCAATTCATTAACTTCGGGAATGATTCGATCAACGCCCTGAACCAGTAGCGTCCAGTTGGTTTTAGGTAAGTTATTAAAATCAGTCTCTGAAAAAGGCCCCCGCCTTAAGTGCCACTGCGGATTGTTATGTAACGTTTCAATGACAATACGACTTTCTACCTCTTCTTCAAGAGCGAGTCCCGCCAGTTCATCAGGTGATACAGGATTAATAAAACCAGGTAAAGCCTGGCGGATGACCAGCGGTTTTTTTTGCCAATATTCATTGAGAAAGGTTTTTAAAGTAATTTCCTGAAAATGTACCATGAAGTATCGATTGTTTGAATTTGTAGTTACCAATTTAAACATTTTGCAGCTATGGTAAGCAACAACTAAATAAAGTTTCCTCAAATGGAGTTTTGATTTAAACCAATTCAATTTGCTCCAGTAAAATCCTGCATCTATAATTTAACTAATTAAAGGAGAAATCTATGTTTAAAAGAGTCGCCTTGTTTCTTGCAACCAATTTAGCCATTATTGTTGTTATTTCTCTCATATTGAGCATTTTTAACATTGCTCCTTACCTTACTCAATATGGTTTGGATTACCAATCGTTATTAATCTTTGCTTCCATAATTGGGTTTACAGGTTCATTGATTTCCCTTTTTATTTCTAAATGGATGGCGATTCATGCCTATAACGTTAAATTGATTGATAAACCAACCAATGAATCCGAGTTTTGGTTAACTGCAAAGGTGCGGCAATTAGCTACTCAAAGAAATATCGGGATGCCCGATGTAGGGATTTATGAGAGTCCAGAACCCAACGCATTTGCAACAGGATGGAATAAAAATAAAGCTTTGGTAGCCGTTTCAACAGGATTACTGACCTCAATGAAAGCTGATGAAGTCGAGGGCGTATTGGGACATGAACTATCACATGTTGCCAACGGTGATATGGTAACAATGACTCTTATTCAAGGAGTGGTGAACACGTTCGTCATTTTTTTTGCCCGTATTGCCGCATTTTTCGTAACTCAGTTTTTCAGAAAAGACGATGCAGAACCCCTACAAGAAGGTTTTGTTTATTACGGAGTGGCAATTGTATTTGAGCTGTTCTTTGGTATTCTTGCTTCACTTATCGTGATGTGGTTTTCACGTCATCGAGAGTTTCGAGCAGATGCTGGTTCAGCACGGTATGTTGGTAAAGATAAAATGATAAGCGCCTTACAACGTTTGCAGCAGTTGATGGAAAGAACGCCTGAAGATAACCGGGCTCCGGCACTGAATACTATGAAGATATCTGTCCGTAGCTCATGGCTTTCATTATTCTCCAGCCATCCTCCACTCGAAAAGCGAATTGAAGCACTACAAAAACACAGAAGATAGTTGCATAAGAACTTTAGGTCTCCATGAGAGTTTACACTCCGGTTACGGTGCGTGCAGAGCCTTACCCAAAAAGTCTAATAGGAACGTCATTTTCGAAATGATTAGCGCACACATAGATCCAGAATCTGGTTGCATATTAATTAAATCAAATCGATTGTTCATGAATTGTTTTTCAGAATACGTTCCAACTCTCCTTTTGCCTGGCGTGAAAAATTAATAAGGTCTGTTTGTATCCTGTCAGAATCGCCGGGTAAGTGTCTGCCACTGAGCCCGGACTAATCCGAGCCGCGCGCGTCAGCAAGCGGAATTATCTCGAGATGCTTATGTGGTGCATGGAACCTGCCGCACTTTAAGTAAGATTAATTCAGCCAATGATGGCATTTCAAATTTTTTAGTCACCCTATCGTAAATATACTGATAAACGTTAACTTTCAGTTTTCTGGCCGTCTGTACAATCGTGGCAAACGTATCCTTTGATTTGGTGCCATTTTGGGAGACCGTTTGGAGATTGATGTCGCGTATCCTTGCTTGAAACCGTGTCCCTAATTCAGAGGCATTGTTGTGCAATGGCAGAAATGGATGGTCTAACACCAATAATAACGCTTGTTTTTTAGCACGTGTCTTTGCAATGCGTTGATCTAAAACATCATAGCCTGTCGTGGTTGCGAACAAAGTATCAAATTGCATTGATAGTTGTTGGGCCATTGATTGAGATGGAGCCGTCTTGTAAGTCAATAATGCATGGTAGAAATCCCATAATTGCTCAAGAAATACAGCCAATATATTCTGATTCATATCTGAGAATGGAGTGAGTTTTTTATAATGACGACCTTCATGGATCCAGCACAGCGCATGATGTAGGGCCAATTTATTAAACTGAGGCGCATCATCTGTCATTAAATAATGGATGAAGTATTTCGAGTGCTGATAATAGGCAAGAGCTGCTGACTCAAGAATTATGCGTCGATTCGTGCTGTGTTTTTTTGGATTTGGAAAAAGTGTTCCCATCAAACTATCGATTGATTCACGTGTGAGGGGTTGTGCATGCAGCATTGGTTTAATTTGATCCAACCATTTTTTTGCGAGACCAAACTCATCCATTAACTCATAAGCCTCCTGATTAAACATAAACTTTAATTGGTCTCGACACAGCAACTCCAATAAGGTCAAGCGATCTTTTTTACGACGAGTGAAGTATGCTGTAAAAAAGTCATTACATAAAACATGGGTGTAGTGATTTTTGCCGTTAACACGACTGCCTGTGTCATCCATCTGCTGGTACAAGCCTGCGTTGCTACCGGCATCGACAATATCTTCTTTTTCCTGATGAAAAATATCATTGCCTTCTGTCAGCATGGAAGCAATTTTACCATGTGATATTTGAATACCACATGTTTTTAAAAAGCGCTCAATGGCGCTCTCCGTCATCCCTGCATCACGGTATAATGTGATGACCAGCGCTTTAACCCCAGGACCAAATTCACTGCCCTTATATTCGCCAGGAATCGGCGCAATAAAGGTTTTTTTCAAAGATGGTGAGTAATACGTTTCCAGCTTGAATTCAACATTATCCGTGATGATTTTTAGATCCTGGATGATTCGAATCTCAAAACCCTTGAACTTGGCGTCATCTGGCAGCGTTGCTTTGTCCAGAGCAATCGTAACACGTCTATCAATACGTACGTTTTTTTTGTCTTTGCCTGTGTTTTTATTGTTCCCTTTACCACGTTTATTGCGATCTCCTTCAGATGAATGATTGGAATTGCCTGTATTATCGCCATTGCTACCTTTGGATTGACCGCGAATATTAGGTTTGCCCTGTTCACCCTTAAGGCGGTTTATCTCATCACGTAATACTTGGTTTTCCTCTCTGAGCAAAGCATTTTCTTCGGCAAGCATTTCGACCAAATTAACCAATACCTTAATGATAGTCACGGCCTTTTTGTCGGCAAGACTATCGATATCTTTTGTTAACTCATCTAAAACTTGTTTGATTTCTTGGCGTTTCATCATCTACCACTGCGTTACTAATGCTGATACGGCAATCATAACATGACTTTTTTTGAACGCATTTTTCGAGTTTTAACGCCACTAAGGGCTAAGAAAAAATCTGACCTCAGGAGGGAGATGTTTTATTAGTGAAAGGGGCTACATTGTGATCTTGGGGATCTTAGGGCATGCATATTGCATGACTTACGTTTGATATGGAAAAACATCAGTTTTACAGAAAAACCGTGTCAATAGGTATTTTGAATATTTTTAAAGAATTCCGCTTGCTGACGCGCGCGGCTCGGATTAATCCGGACTCAGTGGCAGACACTTACCCGGCGATTCTGACAGGATACGTCTGTTTCTTCTTCAAAAAATTCAAAGGACTTATGGAGCGTTGCTTCATCATGTTTTTGAAAAGCGGATGCTTTTTTCTCTATATCATCCGGTTTATAACCGAGAAAGTTTAAAATTTCTTTAGTCATAGTTAATGAAGAGTCGAATAATTCTCTTCTGAAATAATCAACCCCGGTTTTATGCAATTCATAAGCATGGCGGCGATTGCGAGCACGAACAAAAATTTTCAAGTGAGGAAATTCCTGTTTAGCTAATTTGACTATTTCCAGATTAGTATCAGGATTTCCAACTGCTACTATCAACAGTTTGGCATGTTCTGCGCCTGCGCTTTTTAAGAGATCCAAACGATTGGCATCACCAAAATAGCCTTTGTAACCAAACTTTCTCAATAATTCAATTTGCTCAGGATTTTTTTCCAAGACGGTTACATTTACATGTTCCCCACTAAGGAACCTACCAATAATTTGTCCAAAACGACCATAACCCGCGAGTATAATTCCATTTTTTTCGCTGATAGGATCATACTCTCGCTGAGGAATAATACTCATAAACTTAGGCACTACAAATCTATGATACAGCAGCATTAAAAAGGGGGTGGCGAGCATGGATAAGGCAACAACCATAGTAAAGAAGCCTGCTGTATCTGGGGAAACCACTTTTGTTTCCCTTGCATATTGAAAGAGAACGAATCCAAACTCCCCTCCCTGGGATAGAGCCAAAGCAAAACCTATTGTTTGGATTTTAGTCAGATTAAAGGAACGGCCCAGAATAAGTAAAATGAGTGCTTTGATGGCGATCAAACCTAAGACAGCACTAATAAGTAAGAACATTTGTTGTGAAAAAAGGGTGAAATTCATTCCCATACCTACAGAGATAAAAAATAAACCCAGCAATAATCCTTTGAAGGGTTGTATGTCTGCTTCAACAGTATGTTTGTATTGAGAGTTGGCTAAAACGACACCAGCAATAAATGCTCCTAAAGCTCGAGATACACCAATGTAATCCATTAACAGGGTAATACCCACAACCAAGGCGAGAGAAAAAGCAGTAAATACCTCACGTAAATGCGTTCGCGCGATGATTAAGAATAAATGTCTGGATAAATAATGACCGATTAAGATGATCGCGCCTATTACTCCGGTAATTAGTAGTGCGTGGCTCCACTTGGGGAGCTGAGTAATAAAAGAAGGTTCTTGAGAAATTAACGTCACCACTCCTTGTGGTGCGAGTAAAGGCATAACAATAAGAATAGGTATTACCGCGATATCCTGGAATAATAAGACAGCAAATGAAGTTTCACCCTCGGTAGTTTTTAGCAGGTTTTTTTCCTGCAGCATTTGTAAAACTAACGCGGTCGAAGAAAGGGCGAGTGCCATACCGATTGCCAGACTGGCCCGCCAATCATACCCCATCAGGATGCCCATACCGAATAAAGCGCCAGTGGTGGTGGTGACTTGTAACCCCCCCAAACCAACTATTAATTTTCTAAGTTTCCACAACTTGACAGGTTCTAATTCCAAGCCGATTAAAAACAACATCATGACCACTCCAAACTCAGCAAAATGCATGATTTGCTCGGCATTTCCAATGAGTTTAAGGCCAAATGGACCGATAAGGATTCCTACAACAAGATAACCTATCACGGAACCCAGTTTAAAACGGCTGGCTATAGGAACCATAACACTTGCTGCAGCAAGAAAGATAAATACATTTAAAAGTAAATGTTGACCCATAATAGAAATCCGAATTGGTGAAAATTTATTTATCGTGACAGTTTTTAAATTTTTTACCACTGCCACAAGGGCAGGGGCTGTTACGCGCTACTTTTATTTTGCTATTTTTTACAGGTAATTTTTTTTTACTTCCGTCCACATAGAACCATTGATTATCTTCCTGATGGAATTCACTGATTTCATGGATATGTTTTAACTGATTATTTTCCCTAAAAAGTGCTTTAAACTCAACAAAGCCTTTTTCAGGTGTTTCCATATACAATTGAAGGACTTTTAATCCTGCCCAGGTTACACTCAGAGCCCATTTTTTTACTTCTGATTCGTCAAAATTAATTAAGGGTCTGCCTTTCATGGTATTTTTAATGTAATCAATTTTAGCTAAACTATAGGCCGTGTATCTTGATCGCATGAGCTGTTCGGGTGTTTGGGGCATTTCTTTTTTTTCTATAAATGGCTTACAGCACTGTTCATAAGATTTTTCTGAACCACAGGGACATTGTGACATTGAATTACCTAAAATATGAGTTAAATGATAGTTAAGCGTTTATAATATATTCTATATGGCATTGTATTTTTATTGAATGGTTTTATCGGATTTCTTTGTTTTTACTAGGGAAGGGCATCTAAAATGATTACATTGTTTCAATTTTATAGAGTTTGGGATTTACCTAGTGCCAGTCCTTTTTGTATGAAGGTTGAAACTTATTTACGAATGATGAAATTACCCTATGAAAATAAATTTGTGAATAACCCTCAAAAAAGTCCCAAGGGAAAGCTGCCCCATATTAAACTGGATGGAAAATTTTATCCCGACAGTGAATTGATTATCGATGAATTAAAAACTCGTTTTGGCAACGAACTGGATAGAGATTTAACTACAGAACAAACAGCACTAGCCCAGTTAATTGAAATAGCTTTTTGTGAGCGGCTTTATTGGGTGATGATTTATCTGCGTTGGCAGAATGATACGGCTTGGGAGCATGTTAAAGAGAGTATGTTTGAAAAGTTACCCGCGATTGCCAAATTATTTGTGCCTAATATGATCAAAAAATACATGTTAAAGCAATTGAATCATCAAGGAACAGGAAGGCATACTCTGCAGGAAGTCCTACAATTGGGGATAAAAAATCTGGATACCATATCTGTGATCCTGGATGGGAAAAAATATTTTTTAGGGGATAAACCAACTAGTGTCGATGCCACTGCATTTGCTTTTTTAGCGAATATTATCTGGAGTCCTCTTGATGATCCCTTTAAAGAGCACGCGCTTCAGCAAAATAATATTGTAGCTTATTGTCATCGGATGTGGGATGAATATTATCCGGATTTTGTTAAACCCAAAACACAGAGTTATGTTATAAATAATTTGATACACTAACATTATTAAATTGAACCAAGGTCAAAAATGAATTCCTATTTGTTAACACAAAATATAGAGCAAATTAATCATCAAGAAAGTCTCAATATTTTGGAATCAGGTAACATACTGTTTTTCCCTGAGTATTTTTTTTCCTCAGTTGACCCGTCCTTAATGTCTGAGTCGATTTTACATGGCACGCATAAAAATGTAAGTTATGATTATAAACGTAATAAACTGGGTGCTTTTAAAAAAAATGTTCCCGACTTAGACAAGAAATTAGAACAGTTTATGCGGGGGTATGCAGAGTTTGCCCATAAACTCATTCAAACTGCCCTACCCTCCTACTTACCCCATCTGCAATGGGGAAGAACCAGCTTCAGACCAGCACAAATTAGTGGTAGAGCTACATCGAGACGTAAAGATGATACTCGTTTACATGTAGATTCATTTTCAGCTAGCCCCGTTAACGGCTTAAGAATTTTGCGGGTTTTTTGTAACATTAATCCGCAACAGGAACCTCGCGTATGGAATCTTGGAGAGCCTTTTGCTCAGGTTCTTCAACGTTTTGCACCTCAAATTAGTTCTTACAGTAAATTAACGGCAAGGATTTTAAAATTAGTTAAAACCACCAAAACTCTGCGATCACCTTATGACCATTACATGCTTCATTTGCATGATACAATGAAACGAGATGATCATTACCAGGCGCAAGTAAAGAAAATTCAAATTAATTTTCCGTCGCAAAGCACCTGGATAGTATTCACAGATCACGTGTCTCATGCAGCACTCAGTGGACAGTATTTATTAGAGCAAACCTTCTATCTTCCTGTTGATAAAATGGCCAACCCTGAATTTTCTCCATTCAATGAATGGAAGAAATTCAGACCTGAATTGCGTTATCTGACATCACATTAATAACTTATACGCGTAATCGGAGAAAAACATGGTCAGGAGCTGATCATGATCAGCTATCTTTAACAGCCCGAAGCACCTTGGGATCCTGAGATCCAGCTTGCCGCGAAATTTCTGGATCCTGCGGACAATCTCTGAAGGATAATCAGATTGTATACTGTCTACGTACTGCGCTATATGCGCATTACGTAGATGATATTGATCGCTGCACCAGGGTTTTCCTACTAAGTAGCAACATCGTTTTGGATACCGTGCATAAAGCACGGTAGGCTGGGAGCGAAAATTATGTAACTAAAAAATGAGTGATGATTAAATTTTCTG
The sequence above is drawn from the Legionella antarctica genome and encodes:
- a CDS encoding cupin domain-containing protein, which codes for MVHFQEITLKTFLNEYWQKKPLVIRQALPGFINPVSPDELAGLALEEEVESRIVIETLHNNPQWHLRRGPFSETDFNNLPKTNWTLLVQGVDRIIPEVNELLNHFDFIPQWRIDDVMISYAALNGSVGPHYDNYDVFLFQAKGRREWSLTSKQCNPENCIKDLELRIMNEFAVEEQFILEEGDMLYLPPHIGHYGIGLSEECMTYSFGYRSYQGQEIWDSLGDYLSEKELFQKLYQDPDWSHLNNTSEITEPAWRNAQSLLQYLINDEQIMKSWFGCFATRLDQQAEQQLPIPLEDEDQIDLSGFIEELQAGSDLARDASCRFAYQVVNQKAEYQLYINGCQWDIENVSHELIHLLANNRLLLNQELKPYLNTENNQLFLFELWKLQWLQMP
- the htpX gene encoding protease HtpX, which translates into the protein MFKRVALFLATNLAIIVVISLILSIFNIAPYLTQYGLDYQSLLIFASIIGFTGSLISLFISKWMAIHAYNVKLIDKPTNESEFWLTAKVRQLATQRNIGMPDVGIYESPEPNAFATGWNKNKALVAVSTGLLTSMKADEVEGVLGHELSHVANGDMVTMTLIQGVVNTFVIFFARIAAFFVTQFFRKDDAEPLQEGFVYYGVAIVFELFFGILASLIVMWFSRHREFRADAGSARYVGKDKMISALQRLQQLMERTPEDNRAPALNTMKISVRSSWLSLFSSHPPLEKRIEALQKHRR
- a CDS encoding IS66 family transposase, with the protein product MMKRQEIKQVLDELTKDIDSLADKKAVTIIKVLVNLVEMLAEENALLREENQVLRDEINRLKGEQGKPNIRGQSKGSNGDNTGNSNHSSEGDRNKRGKGNNKNTGKDKKNVRIDRRVTIALDKATLPDDAKFKGFEIRIIQDLKIITDNVEFKLETYYSPSLKKTFIAPIPGEYKGSEFGPGVKALVITLYRDAGMTESAIERFLKTCGIQISHGKIASMLTEGNDIFHQEKEDIVDAGSNAGLYQQMDDTGSRVNGKNHYTHVLCNDFFTAYFTRRKKDRLTLLELLCRDQLKFMFNQEAYELMDEFGLAKKWLDQIKPMLHAQPLTRESIDSLMGTLFPNPKKHSTNRRIILESAALAYYQHSKYFIHYLMTDDAPQFNKLALHHALCWIHEGRHYKKLTPFSDMNQNILAVFLEQLWDFYHALLTYKTAPSQSMAQQLSMQFDTLFATTTGYDVLDQRIAKTRAKKQALLLVLDHPFLPLHNNASELGTRFQARIRDINLQTVSQNGTKSKDTFATIVQTARKLKVNVYQYIYDRVTKKFEMPSLAELILLKVRQVPCTT
- a CDS encoding monovalent cation:proton antiporter-2 (CPA2) family protein, which gives rise to MGQHLLLNVFIFLAAASVMVPIASRFKLGSVIGYLVVGILIGPFGLKLIGNAEQIMHFAEFGVVMMLFLIGLELEPVKLWKLRKLIVGLGGLQVTTTTGALFGMGILMGYDWRASLAIGMALALSSTALVLQMLQEKNLLKTTEGETSFAVLLFQDIAVIPILIVMPLLAPQGVVTLISQEPSFITQLPKWSHALLITGVIGAIILIGHYLSRHLFLIIARTHLREVFTAFSLALVVGITLLMDYIGVSRALGAFIAGVVLANSQYKHTVEADIQPFKGLLLGLFFISVGMGMNFTLFSQQMFLLISAVLGLIAIKALILLILGRSFNLTKIQTIGFALALSQGGEFGFVLFQYARETKVVSPDTAGFFTMVVALSMLATPFLMLLYHRFVVPKFMSIIPQREYDPISEKNGIILAGYGRFGQIIGRFLSGEHVNVTVLEKNPEQIELLRKFGYKGYFGDANRLDLLKSAGAEHAKLLIVAVGNPDTNLEIVKLAKQEFPHLKIFVRARNRRHAYELHKTGVDYFRRELFDSSLTMTKEILNFLGYKPDDIEKKASAFQKHDEATLHKSFEFFEEETDVSCQNRRVSVCH
- a CDS encoding YchJ family protein, which translates into the protein MSQCPCGSEKSYEQCCKPFIEKKEMPQTPEQLMRSRYTAYSLAKIDYIKNTMKGRPLINFDESEVKKWALSVTWAGLKVLQLYMETPEKGFVEFKALFRENNQLKHIHEISEFHQEDNQWFYVDGSKKKLPVKNSKIKVARNSPCPCGSGKKFKNCHDK
- a CDS encoding glutathione S-transferase family protein, whose protein sequence is MITLFQFYRVWDLPSASPFCMKVETYLRMMKLPYENKFVNNPQKSPKGKLPHIKLDGKFYPDSELIIDELKTRFGNELDRDLTTEQTALAQLIEIAFCERLYWVMIYLRWQNDTAWEHVKESMFEKLPAIAKLFVPNMIKKYMLKQLNHQGTGRHTLQEVLQLGIKNLDTISVILDGKKYFLGDKPTSVDATAFAFLANIIWSPLDDPFKEHALQQNNIVAYCHRMWDEYYPDFVKPKTQSYVINNLIH
- a CDS encoding Kdo hydroxylase family protein, encoding MNSYLLTQNIEQINHQESLNILESGNILFFPEYFFSSVDPSLMSESILHGTHKNVSYDYKRNKLGAFKKNVPDLDKKLEQFMRGYAEFAHKLIQTALPSYLPHLQWGRTSFRPAQISGRATSRRKDDTRLHVDSFSASPVNGLRILRVFCNINPQQEPRVWNLGEPFAQVLQRFAPQISSYSKLTARILKLVKTTKTLRSPYDHYMLHLHDTMKRDDHYQAQVKKIQINFPSQSTWIVFTDHVSHAALSGQYLLEQTFYLPVDKMANPEFSPFNEWKKFRPELRYLTSH